In Lactuca sativa cultivar Salinas chromosome 5, Lsat_Salinas_v11, whole genome shotgun sequence, the DNA window CTGAATTCTCTGATTAATTGGTAGAAAGCTTGAAGGAGATTACTCATTTTTGGTGTATGCAATGGATCAATTTGATAACCTCTACAAGGAGCGCATTTCTGCACTTCTTAGAGTAATGTATGCCACTAAGTATGTTAAAGATGATAATGTTCCAGCTCTTATTGAAGAGGTAAATAATGTGCTTCTTTTTCTCCATTAAGTGCTATAACATAACATTTAGTGATTTAGACACTCAAGTAAAtagaaagaaaataaataaattgggGATAATGTATAAAATGCCTAATTTCCCTGActttttttttgcttttaaaTTTTAGGGTCTCTATTTGGGTTCTATTGGAGCTGCTAATAACAAGAGCCTTTTGAAAAGCTCGAATGTTACACACATTTTAACTGTTGCCAATTCACTACCTCCTACATACCCTAATGATTTCACCTACAAAATTGTTGATGGTATGATAGGAACTCACTCTCAATCTCttgtgcaaaagacgtaaatacccttCTCATTCTCATCATAAATACCCTTCTCATTCTCATCATAAAAATAGCCCTAGAAAGTTTGTCTAGTCCTGTCCTACTCTTTATTCATCCAGTGTGCCAAACTACTTTTTAGGACAATTATTTTTAATGATGTTTATGAGaagggtatttacgtctttttTCTCAAGGCCTATTAAAAGTAAAATTTGGTCTAGTCTTTTGGTATATGTAGTAATGGTGTAAATATTTGTGTTCTTGATTTAGTTCCAGATAAAGAACATGTAAATATTGCACAATTCTTCGATGAGTGTTTTAGTTTCATTGAAGAAGCTAAAAGAACAGGTGGTGTATTAGTCCATTGCTTTGTGGGGAGATCCAGAAGGTGATTTTTAacattctaattttttttttaattattcatcTGCCAATATATGTGATAAAGATTCAATATGGTAGaatgaatttatttatataaatgtgaTTGCTTATTAGTACAATTACCATTGGAaggcaaatatttttttttgtcaaagttacataaatggtccctgtgctttATATATAAAATGACTGTTATAccctttatttattttatgttttattttgttaattacaatttataatAATATGAAATTACAAAGGACCCCACCACACCCACCCGTTTCTCTCCACCATCACCCACAACACTTACGTATGTTTcatactttgggtacaagatttTCATATATTGACAGATTTGGTCCCTAGACTTTTTGGGTTTCAGAATTTGGCCACAAAGACTTTCGTATATCGATAGGTTTGGTCCCTAGACATTAATATATTGGCAGGTTTGGTTACACTAGACTTTTTGGGTTTCAAACAATGGCCACAAGACTTTCGTATATTGGCAGGTTTGGTCCATAAACATTCATATGTTGGCCAGGTTTTGTCCCCCGCAAAACAGGGTTAATATTTAATCTTACTATAAAttgtatttaaaattttttttgataaaataaaataaaaaatgataataATTTAATGACTGATAtatttttttgagtaaattacacaaatggtccgtatggtttggagtaatttgtgcacttggtccctaacttatttttttaactcagaaagtccctactgtttgtttttgttacgcgtttggtccatattgtttgtttttgttacgcgtttggtccatattgtttgtttttattacgcgcttggtccctatcttacttaaaaagactaatgtttaaataggaaaaaattatgcggtaggtaaggtaaggtgatagGGGTggagttgggggtgtgtttatttatataaattaaaaaaatcaagggcaaaatagtttttttaggtaagacagggaccaaacgcgtaacagaaacaaacagtagggaccttccgagttaaaaaaataagttagggaccaaacgtgtaaattaccctaaaccataaggaccattcgtgtaatttaccctatTTTTTTTTGAACTAGTGTTACTATTGTTGTGGCATATCTGATGAAAAAACATGGCATGAGTGTATCCGAAGCTTTACAACTTGTGAAAAGTAAACGAAGTGTGGCTTCTCCAAACTCTGGATTTATGTCACAGTTGCACAACTATGAGAAATCTCTTCGAGGTAAATGTTAATTTTGTAAATATGTAGAAAACACAAGGGCCTTTTGGTCATTTTAGCTACGACTTTCTAGTTTCTACTAACTCAACTAACGGTGGTTTGTAATGTACAGGAGTTtaagtgttttggtgaaaatGTGATACGCAAGTTCGTACTTGTATTTCCATAGTGGAAAATATATTTACAAATTTGATCTTTATTTCTATTAATATTTTCAAATGAAGATTAATGtacatattttacattgataatacTATAAGGGGCCAAAGTGAACATTCTGTATTATTCATTGGTTTGAAAATTGAAACAATATTAACCCTTGAAAAAAGCAAAATTTGTAATTCGCTTTTGTGTAATGTGTAATTTGCAAACTGGTTGAAGTAATTTGTCATGATTTATTCGAAATTGTACATGTTGTGTGGATGTATATGTATGAGTCATTTTGTTTAGAAAAAATTATCTGAACttcttttattggaattaaaatGCATAGTATCCAATTAATAATACGAAATATACATGTCTAAAGGTattataataaattattatatttaCAACGTTCTAATGCATTTGTACAAGTATTTTAATGTTCACAAAAGATGAAACGTATATTAGTATGCGAGATATTCACCAAAATGATCACTTTTGGTTTTTGGTTGATAGGTATTACAAGACAACCATAATTTTCAGGAAAAACCAAAATTACATATATAAGAAAATTGTTACTGCATAGCCAACTTTtacaaatagtttttttttttaacactTATTTCTATTAAAAACATGAATGATTCGGTGTCAACTTTAACACACATATAATGACAAGATAAACCCTAAGCATAAAATCTAATTTGCTTTGGAATATGGTAACGTTTGACTTGGAAACGAACCCATTTGGATAGATTATTTTgggtttaaaataaaaatacaatgtTGTCTCaatcaaaaaaattataaaaataaattttattatttttatttgaatattcatattttcatttGGGATCAAAATTCCTTTTGAATATTTAATACTTAGTTTACTATGTCAACCTAAAACACCTAAAACgtacatatatacacacacacacacacacacatatatatatatatatatatatatatatatatatatatatatatattcatttttctttttttcctTTATAAATTTATTGTTTTccattaaaaataaaagtatttattGTTATTGTTTTAGGGAAAGATTTTAAAGTTGTTTTAGATCAAACCTAAGCATTGGAACGCCAGTTTCGGTTCCTAAAATTTTGGAACCGCCTTTAACGGTTCCGGTATCGGTTCTCATATTTTTTGGAACCGTTGCCTAATGGGTACCTGTCCAAACCAGtttgtatatataaaagttatttcaatTTAGAGACATGTAATTGCAAATTTGATTTGAGGCAAATAATTAGTTTAAAAGATATGTGATCGGTTATACATAGAAATATATAAAAAgacatattataaatatataacaaaTACCTACAAATgattaacaaaattcatttgttTATAATGGCCATCTCACATTGCTggatatacataatatatacatAACGCTAATGATTTATCTCATCTATAAAGATGATGTACGTCTCACAACGCTTGGTGTTAAGAATAGTGATCTCTTCTTTACTCTATAAAATAAAAGGAAGCTCAATTCTCTCCCGCAAGTTTCACAATTTTCCTTCTATTAACGATCCTCGATTACAATAACAATACAAATTATAAGgatttaaagaaaattttgaaagtataaactATAGAAACTTCCATATCCAAGTGAAAAACCTATTGTAATTACAACAAACACTAACCAACTTCTTATTACATCATATGAAGGTAAAAAAATATCAAGTATAGAAAATATTTACATCTTTTGAGAGATAAACATATTACACAACTTACTTAACATATTGTAATTATAATAGAGGCTAACCAACCAACATTTGCAAGTTAAAAATGACTACAAAACATTGACTACCAAGGGTAATTATCAGAATCCCCCTCCCCTTTAAATGAGTTTAGTGAAGCACACCTCTAACCCCCCTTAgccttccatttagcagccttgtTTGTAGCAATTGAGTTATTGCTACAACAACTCCTTTTTTAGCCTAAGAAGATTAAAAATATTAGTACTTCCTTTTAATCACAAAGTCACATGAAATTGCATTCCACCATATCCTCTCCATAAGTATCGGAATATATCACTATTATTGCCATTTTCAAGAAAAAAACCCAAATCGCAAAcatgaaataaaaacacataaaatatcaCAAAGCAAATAATTAGATGTGTTAGAAATTGAACAAAAAACATGCATAACTACACATTCAATAAGATTGTATTTTAGACAAATCAAAACTGCAAAGAAAAGAAGAAATACATGTCATCCCAAAAAAGGGCTAAAAACTCTAAttcttaactaaaattttaaaactaatttaagAAGTTGATATTATGATTCACATATTATGCATCATCATTCAAGACTATCATATGAACCATGATGTCATAATAGATTTAATGAAGACTACCTCTCACCACTATTACCTGTAACACTCCTACATGGAACTccaattttaatttctttttttaatattatatcaCTAAGGTACAAACATCACTCACCGGCtgcaaaaccaaaaaaaaaaaaatttcatcttTGTCTAAAAATAGAGAAGAATCAGAAAACATATATAAGATTTGCAAAAATTCAAATCAACTTTTGGTCATTGTTTCATACATCCCACGTTTATGAAGTTAAACACAtatagaattaattaaaaaaaatgcatTACACTCATCAGAGATAGATCAAATGATTTCTCTATCCATAAGAAAATTCTCAAGATATGCTCATTTTATACCTGATCAGTCTTAAAATGAGACACGAATGGGTAGTCAAGAATGGGACATTTTAAGTACTTAAAGGTTGTGTCTGCTTCAGGAAAAAGGTAAAATCTATTAAGTAAGAAGAACTATGGGatgcatgcatgtatatgtatgtgatatgtattagATCAACAATACGGATGAAGCAATCCCAAAAACATCAATATTACAATTTGACGGAAGTTAACAAAATCAATGATACTGCAGTTTGAATAAAAATTCTTATATGCTTAACTGAACATGTCCATATGAACATATATCGATAGAGGTTTATGAAATAGGATACTAAGGAAGAAAATTTTGATGATACCTTATAAAAAAAACTGGTAGTCGATGAACCTTAATTGGAGAGTTTTAGATTTACATTGGGGAAAAACTTAAAGGGGTAAAAAAAAGGATAAAGACAAATGAAAAAGAAGCGAGTAAATAAGTTTCTTGACTGTATCTGTACTCAATAGTCAATAGCCAACAACCAAAATTCCCATTAACACGAAATCCTTCAtcccaacaccaaaagatgaatCAGTTTTTTATTCTGGAACATAGTTGGGATGATTTCCAGCAACAACAGGTCGAAATGATGAAACCCCTTTTCCTTCCTTTGACTCACCTCCATCCCTGTTTCTTGAACAACATTCAAAATGTAAAAGATTGagttttatataaatgattaaatgcccgaaaaataaaatcaaaatggaGAGAATCGATGTCAAATCTTACTTCAAGGTAGGTCTTTGTTAGATTTCATTTCTAGGTAATTAGGGACGGGATTAATGATTGAAAAGCCCTAAAAATAGGAAACCCCAATATCGTTCGTGTTCATTGAAAAGCCCTAATATCATTTATTTTGCACTTTTTACTGGAAGCATGTGGCTTTAGTGGTGAAATACTTTTAGCCAGAGAAGTGAAATACCAATAGAGGGTTGTAGATGCACTTTCAAAAGGAAATTATATGGTTAAGATGTCATAAACAGAGAAGTGAAATACTTTTAACCAGGAATTGCCCCAACATAGAGCACAGAACATAGAGCACAGAGATGAACTCGTAGTTGGTCACGGGATGGTAAAAACTGTAGAAAGCGATCATGCGCTTAAAATAGTTGATTACCTATTTCCCTCTTTTGTTTGAAACAAAACACAAAGAAGTGACAATCAACAAACATCATAAcggaaaatgaaaagaaaaaaaaaggaggATACACATACCGAGAGATATCTATGGTGAGAGAAGGTTTGAACTCGAGATCTAATCGCCATCACTTGCGATGAAATGTGTTTAGAAATAGAGAGATAGACGAAGAAATATACGAGTGACTACAATATATCAATAATGAGGCAATACAAATGGCGGAGCATGACGGCAGAAGTGTTAAATGGATTTAGATATTTTGAATTTTACAGAAAGAGTCGTGGATGAGGGATTTAAGCTTTTTGGTGAAGAACATATATGTATAAGTATGTGAACCCTAAATGTGAGGAAAATTAGCAGAGTGGCCGAGATTAAGGAAATAAAGATGGAAAGTACGTTAATTTGATAGAATTGTTGTTTTAAAAAGAAGTATGTTTTAGCTAGTTGTACATTGTGTTTATATATttgtacctcttaattttcaagaaagagacaatatgtttaatatatatatatatatatatatatatatatatatatatatatatatatatatatatatatatatatatatatatatatatattaatcattgAAAAAAGCAAAATTTGTAATTCGCTTTTGTGTAATGTTCCAAATTGTAAATGTTGTGTGGATGTATTTGTAGGAGTCATTTTGTTTAGAAAAAATTATTTGAACttcttttattggaattaaaatGCACAGTATAGAATTAATAATACGAAATGTACATGTCTAAAGCTATTACAATAAACAATTATATTTACAATGCTCTAATGTATTTTAAAGTATTTACAAGTAATATCAAAcacacatttaaaaataaaaaaaatctaaaccCCATCCTCCTACACCACCACAATCATCTTCTAGTCATCAAACTAAAAAAATGCAGTTTAAGTCGAATCAAAGAAGAAAATAAGATGAAAACTAAATTTACCAAATCATGAACAAATATGTGATCAACACCCATTTCAAGAAAGCTTAAAATCTATATTTACTTAAAGTGATTGGAATTCAATTGCAAGAATTAATAGTTCTTATTTCGTAGTAGTGATAGTTATTATAAATCTGATTAATAAGTATGACCTACAATGGAACACATCAAAATATGCTTATAAAGTTTTTATTTACATTCCACAAGCAATGTAGTAATTATTTACAAACTAACATGTATTGTCCATATTGGACCTAACCAATGGTATCAAAGTAGTTAATCAAACTCCTAAACTCATTGATTCGATCAGTTATGGCTTCCGCATCTTTCACTTCCAAGTCCCAACAATGGATTAATGGCTAAAGCCCTACTCATTAATTAGGGTGTCTCCATGTGGAAAAGTTGTATGACTGCCTTATTGAACTCCATAGGCCCCAATTTGCTTGACCCCATTTATGAGGGCTGTTGTACTCTTTAAGTTAGAGTTAGAGATGCATATTGGTGGCTTTAAACCGGTCTTGAGTCCGTCTTGAAACGGTCCGGCCTTTAGTGGTTGATCTTGGAGGTCCGGTCTTCTTTCAGAACCGTCTCACGGTCTTTCCTTGTGTGTTTTTCGGttcggttttggttttggttttggttttttgtttctgttttttttttttatttatttcaagtttttccaTTAACAAACATGTGATTAGCACAAAAATGATGAATTAAGATTTATTAAAGATGATACACTTCactttaataaaagaaaaaaaatgaaaaaagctAGATAATGTGATTAAAATTTATCTAATTCAACAAAAAATGATATGTTTATAAACTTTGGCAACAATTTTTAAACTTGTCTCAGGTCGGTGTTGAACCGGTCTGGTATCGGTTTTGGAACAGTCCGATCTTTATTGGGACCGGTGTCGAACCGGTCTGGTATCGGTTTTGGAACAATTTGATTTTTATTGGGCCAGTCTCAGAACGGTCCAGTTTGTTTTTCGGTCAGGTCTCGTTTTAAAAAGATTCGGTCTCGGTCTTTTTTCGGGTCTAGTCTGAAACTGATCTTTTTGTGCATGTCTACCTTAAGTTCTTAGTCCTGGGCCTAACACGCATGCCACCTTATGTACCTATTGATCATAGGCCCTCGACGGATGCAAAGTTGCACATAAACAAAAAGGTTCAAAAAGATGACACGTATAATAGTATACGAGATATTCACCAAAATGATCACTTTTGGTTGATACGTATTACAAGACAACTATAATTTTCAAGAAAAACCAAAATTACCTTGAGGTTCTACATATATAAGAAAATTGTTACTCTATAGCCAACTTTTACTCTTAGCGCACTTGTATAGTCTAGTgtacaccatatatatatatatatatatatatatatatatatatatatatatatatatatatatatatatatatatatatatatatatatattctttgtcTAATCATTTAGTAGGGTTAATGAGATATATCATTCAATATGGTATCAAAGTTTTGAATGATTTTCCTTCGTTAGCTTTTACCTAAAACCCCCTTTTCTCTCCTTGGTTCCTCTAACACTGTCACTGCCTCATCATGGCGTGTCCAGATATGCCACCAACAACTCTAATGGTCGACGATCGGCCCCAACAGAACAAGGTGTTTAGATTTACGAACACCAAATCTCAAATACTTATTTTCCTCGAGTAtggaatttagggtttttgataaGTTAGGTAGATGAAAGATTGTCATAAAACGGTGATCCACTATAACTTACTTCTTGTTTCAAGTCCTTTAACAACTATACTAGCCATAAATTTTCTTGATTTGTTATAAGTATAGCTCGGTATTCCAATTCAAATCTAGATAGGGATACCATAGGTTGTCATTTGTTACACCAAGATATGATGCTAGACCCAAAAGTGAAGATGTAATGTGTTGTTGATCGATAGGCGTCCATGTCACATGCATAGTCATCATCAAAATACCCTAAAAATTTTCACTTAGACTCCATCGTATACATAATGACAAAGATAAGTATTGTTTTCACATATCTTAGCATTATATGAATGCAACAAGGTAATGTTTTCTTGGATTCTACATGTATTAACTTAGTATTTCAACAACAAAAGTTATATCATTAGTTCTTCTAGTATCCTACCTATATCTAGACAAAATTTAACATTTGCATCCATCAATTAACAATTGGATTGCATTCCAACATTCCAAAATTCCTCAACAAAATCAATGGATTATTTTGATGATGCATCAGTTGTTTTGGTAAAGGAGGGTGGCACCTCcgttaatattttattaattgaaaaaataaaaacaattgtaGGCTAGGGACTCCCCGTTTATGGAAAGAAAAAGAACCCCTGGATAGTTCCAAAAAACTAGAACAACCTAACTAGAacattaaaaacaaaataaatgagAAAGGAACAAGCTTTAATCCCCAATACATagtcataaaaacataaaaacaaaaaaaatatagacCACCCATAAAGATAACAGAAGAAACAAACCTTTAGACAAGAGTCAAGGGGGTGTTTTGTGAAGATATGTGTATTCTACATTAGGAACCTCTAAAGAATCTTGGCCATAGAAACATTTGGGGAGGGCTTGAATTAAGTCTTCAATGAACATCATTGATAATAGTCTTGACCAACGTTTCATATGGTTTTCTCTTATTCTTGaagatcatattattttattcaatccaTATAATGGTAGATGACACCAACAATAAATAAGAGACAAATAAATAACCAATTGGTGTTACCTTTTTAGACCCGTTTGAGGATGGAGATGATGTTGATCTACTTGTCGTGAGCATTGCTTAGAATTATTGAGGCAATAATCTCATGCTATACAAGAGACAGGTAGGAAATTTAGAAGAAAATCCAATTGACATAATGAGTAAAAAGGTGATAAAAACCGCAAATTAGGTTTTGATTAGGCTCTAGCATCATATTTAATGATGTTTTTAGAATATATTTCAGGGAGACCCATAGGATGAACACATGATGAggaatattttgaaaaaaaatcatacaaGGTGGTTCCAATCACCCTCATTCTTATTATATTCCCATTATCATAGCTAATGGTACACAACTTGTGGTTAAATTAGCTAAACGAGGGGATGCGTCTTTATAGTCAAGATCATACTGGTATTAGAATCCACATGTCATCATGCATGATTTATACCTATTTATAGATTGGTCTGTGCTTAACtttgtatagtcactttcatgaaAATTGATTTACGTCACATGACTTTGGAACTAATTCTCATGTTTGATTTCGTAATAGGGTTGCTAGTTCGTATTCCATCATTATCGTCCACTCTCGTTTATTGAATATATGTGGTTCACACACTTCATTTCTATTATGGAAACATTGGCATATATCATGGGTTTGGTTTTTAGTCTTGTTGATTGTTTAAGACTTGATGTTTCAACATTGGCATATACCAAGGTGTTGGACTCATCTCCAGCCTCCACTGCCCAAAACTCTAATCTCGAAACCATAAGCCATTTTTGGTAATTGTGAGCTAATCTTGTGCTTTCTTGGTGAGTTTGAAGAAAGAAAAGCTTGAAGGAGGAGCAAGAACGTGTGGGAggagagtagatccagaagttgagcttcatttctggttcatctaaggtataaagcttcaaccttgtctatggcatgcttagatctagttttaggatGTTTTAGTCCAAAGATATTGATGATTGGGATTTGGACATCCCACTTGGGCAAACCCTTCAGATCTAGGATCTTGAGGGGACTTCATGTCATAAAGgtaccaactttatggccatggaagtcccatgcaacttCTAGACCATTTTTTTGGCCTTTTAAGTGCTAGTAGGTCATGCATGCGAGTAAAGATGGGAGCTTATGTGACCAAATTGTCCCTAAAGTCCATATCTATGACCTCATGGTCTATCTTGAAGTTTTAATGGCTTTTAGAGTTAGATCTAAGCcattttgggttagggtttgagtTTATGCCTTGGGGAGAGgttcttaatgggtaaagttggaaactttaccctcctaGACATATTTCCATCTTGGATCCAGAAGATAGTGCATTGGTTTGAAGAATAtggacttaatgcattaagaaggatgacagactgaagaactcgacgagtccataagcgAACTCGAGAATTTGATTGGAAGTGTCCCGAATCTGTTGGAaaaagaaggactcgacgagttgaaagaGAAACTTGACGAGTCAACTTGGGATATCGCAATTCTGCGAGATAAGGAGGAACTCAGAGAGTTTGAGGAAGAATCAACGAGTTGGATCGtgattccatgattttatgatttttgagaactcggcgagttgaaggacaaactcgacgagtcgagtcgactCGGAGTTGTAAGGTCTGAAAGGTGTTCCGTCTTGGGCttgctatttagtccatttagtcaccggattgggcctgtccatccgtgagttattttttagggttttgtatttataggtgcttgcatgcatcttagtatgtAAGATTTGGAAGTCAATCATTCTGaaagatttgatttttatttgtttgtaaccctaacagcctctacagcggaagttctttatcgagctctgctgaggcttgaatctattgaatcattcgacatattttgattcattcttgtgttttatattgctgtttttcgtttttgtgattaacctgttagaagatctaaacgatcaaagagtttcttaactcatcaattggtatcagagcaggagactgtgtaattcatacacatctcttctgtgaaagaagtgattagggtttattccgcatttactgatatttattgagtcgtcactccataattgacgtatctcattatttattcatcttgccctaatattacgtattacaagtctgatcttacaacaggttaaacgatcaagcatggacgattctcaatccaatcctatcaacatctca includes these proteins:
- the LOC111876593 gene encoding dual specificity protein phosphatase 1 yields the protein MDQFDNLYKERISALLRVMYATKYVKDDNVPALIEEGLYLGSIGAANNKSLLKSSNVTHILTVANSLPPTYPNDFTYKIVDVPDKEHVNIAQFFDECFSFIEEAKRTGGVLVHCFVGRSRSVTIVVAYLMKKHGMSVSEALQLVKSKRSVASPNSGFMSQLHNYEKSLRGV